The Mangifera indica cultivar Alphonso unplaced genomic scaffold, CATAS_Mindica_2.1 Un_0128, whole genome shotgun sequence genome contains the following window.
TAGATTTCCGCAACTCTACTGTAAAGCCAGCACGGGAAacaaagatgatgatgaaggcAACCGAGAAATTGAGAGAGCCCTTCACTTGGACGGAACCATTCCTGGGAGTTCTAACGAGTTTGTGAAGCGAGTATCTTCCCGTGCTTATGATATGCGCAGACATTTACACCAGACTTTTGACACCAGTAGCTATGATGGTACTctctaattttcattttcatttttttaattttttgtttcttttgattgCAAATTGGATTCTTGATTGTTAATACTTATTGTTAACTACTGAGATTAAATTATTTGCTTTGCGGAGCCCTCACCTTAATAGTCCCCTGCCAATGACCTAGAAATGTTCCACTGTTGCTTTTTTGAATTGTATTTCAGCAAAGGCCATGACGTGTTATTCGTCACGTTACTGGTCAGTTTAGCGTGTACTTCCTTCTTGATTGTTTTGTGCATTGTTAGTACTCTCggaatatattaattttcatgcGTATACTTCAGGAATATATTATTTGTCGAGATACCAGTTTCTGAAATGTTATCTAAGATCTTGGGTTTTGATAAGGTGCAATGTCAACGTAATATTAGATTGGTAATATGGAAATGTATGGTTGTTGAATAGTATATATCATTCAATTTACCATTACTTTGTGATTATTATACTTTAATAACTTTGTTTGATGTGAATAGTCAGACATTTACTTTGCTTAGATGTTCTGTTTGGAGTTACTCCTGTGACTTGATCCAAGagattttgtatttttgttactCCTATGACATTTGGGCTGAGAGATTTGTTATTCCTATGACATCTGGGCTAAGAGATTTTGTTACTCCTGTGACATTTGGGCTAAGAGGTTTTGTTACTTCtgtaatattttttaggaaCAATCTGTTTTGCcctgatttattattaattctttgGGATGGACTCAGCAGAAAGCATCATCCCTCTTAACTTGAACGTGGCAATTTTTTATACTTGGTAGCTCTTAACAGTTCAGTCTCAATGCAATATAATATGCATGgtttaaaagtataaatatgtAATGAACCATCATAGATGTCTGTAATCTTGCGTATTCTCTTAAAACTCAATCTTTAAGGCTGGttgaatatattattcatttttgtcCTGTTTCGTCCTCTCTTTTTAGTGCTTTGAATGTGTGGCTCAACCTGTGTTTCTTGGTGCAATTTGGGTATTTACAGCCTTTAAATTTGGTGATGGTTATCATTTATAGttgtaggtttttttttttaattgagatttGCAATGTCATCTGTTGTGCTATGTCAAGGCATTCGGTTCattgataattgatatattatctcAATCTTGCTTCCTTAACAagatgcataatttttttacttgtttcATTATCCAGTTCTAGATGCAAACCCATGGAGGGAAGCTTCAAAACCTGTATATGTATTAACGCAGCACGAAAACCAGTTATGCACAATGAAAACTCGAAGGAATCGGAGGTTAGATTTGGTTCTATATGGTATCTTCTTGAGTTCTTGTCAATAATTGTCAATTCTCTCGCTTAGGTTTTACTTTTGTAAACAGTGAAGTTGAAAGGGAGCTCAGGTTATTGTTTTCCAAAGGAGGAAAGTTGAGGTCCGAAATTGGCAATCAATCTAAACAGTCCAGAAGTGGAACAAAGTTCCAGATGCTTGTGGAGGATGTCAGGGAGGGAGTGCTTGTAAGTTTTGGCTTATATCTGCTCTTTGCTTTTAGtacaaatcaatttatagtACCATCTTTATTTAGAATGGTAAACAAGTTTCTTCAATTTTGGTATTTACCACACTCTTTTTTGCTATAAATTTTCCAATTACCACAAAAGGGATGTGTAATTGTATACTGGTTGAAATTTAAGAGTTAGCACAGTAATCAATAACCATCCACTTCTACTCCCAGTCATCCACCCTCAACAAAAAATCTCATCTTTTAGTTCATATTCCACCTTCTGGTATGATAGTTCTACAGCTGGTTTTGAGTTTTGTGGTTCTATTTTTCAGGGTGATTGTGCttcctcttttgttttttcattcaaGGCTCTATGCATGGTGCAGGTATTCGAAGATGAGAATGAAGCTGTTCGATATTGTGACTTGCTGCAGGGAGGGGGTAAAGGTTGTGAAGGTGTTGCAGAGATAGAAGCCTCATCAGTAAGCTCTGGAGCCGAACTTTGAAATTGCCTATTTAAGTATTTGCCTCTTATAGTTTCAATTAACTTGCTGCTGCAGGTATTTGATCTGTGCCAAAAAATGAGGGCCCTAGCTGTTTTGTTCCGCAAGGGAAGAACGCCTCCTTTACCTCAGAGTCTGGAGCTCAATCTTAGGGCTCGAAGACGGTCGCTTGAAGACCAAGAGGAGTTGATGTGAAAGAGATGATGCCGAGGAAATATGAAGAACAGAACTAAATATTGTAACATAAATTCATTTGTGGGCAAAGTAAATGTCATGATTATACAAAAGGACGGGCATTTGGGTTAcatgcaaaattattataatgcGCAATTGTAGTGGTTGTTTGAtctgattaaaattaaaaataaatcaattgatgtgattaaaagttttaagtAAAGGAGTCCGTCTCCTATGCACTTTTTTCAAAAGAGGAAAGTACGTTTTCCCACGAAGAATTGGCTACACTTTTTCACTCGTGCATGAAAAAAGTAACACCTTTTTTTATCGAAGcgacataaaattaattatcaatttatctGTATtgagatatatttaaaattattatataattttaaattcataaaaaataaaaaataaatctttaaatagcataaaattttgggtattttctttcaacttctcttcatcctcttcttcctcttttattGGTTTCAAACTTTAGTCTATTTCACCCTTTTTCCTCTTATTCCACATTCCtatattcttctttttaatttcaatcaattcattgatttcaatttaatttacgAAAAGATCATGAATTGATTTAATGATGAATTGATCAATTTAGTAATAAGTTGATTAATTCAATGATTAATCAATCAATATGATAATCGATTCAACAACCAATTGATCAATTTAATGATGAATCGATCGATTTGTCAATTAAAGGTTGTTTTCGGTAACAATTCTTATCACAATAAAAGAGATAGCTGGTAAGGGCAAACAATTGTGAGATTATGATGGTGGTGAAATAATGGTTGACgattagggtttttaaaatatttaaacattaatttgtgagtttttaaatttttcaaaacttaaaattatatttaaaatatttgagtctAACAGGTAAATgagttattttttgttttttaaaatttatgaattataaaattactattttttctttctagatttagtgtttttaaatataatttgctttttagtaaaaaaatttatttacgccatacaaagatgaaaaagtgttctaaggccaaaccttgggtgggaacatggtatttactcttttaaaaggccaaaagacactTTTCCATCAAAGGTATAGCGAAAGtataatttatacctataaattttgaaaaatttaaatactcaccaacccaatttttgttaaaaatttttattagtattaaaagtaaaattgctATTTTactagaaatttttaaaaaattaaaattttatcttatttttctcttttcagattctaaaaactgataatttcactccaacatcaatttttttagttttgacaATTGACTTTTTTCTCTCCAAATccttagttttctttttttctctccaaTGAGCGCCTGAGGATGAGACGAAGAGATGTCTATATGTTTATCagagataagaaaaatctctttaTCTTGTCTTTGGATAATCGCAATAGaggataaaaagaaaacaagagatttgagaagagagaaaagtcacttttcacaactgaaaatattgaaattgagatgaaatatcaattttcaaaacctaagagaaaaaattgtataaaattataaattctgttaatatttttgacaaaatgatattttatttgtaaccATAACAAGAAGTTTTAGTAAAAAttgggtgttaaatgaaatttaaatctttaaaagtTGACAATATAATTTGTCTACATGGTCCAATAAAAACGATAATGCCTGCACATTGTCCCATAAAAACGACAATGCCCGCACGTTGTTCACGCTCATGTTGGATTGcaccataatttaattttttgttacaaaGTAAAAATCTGAATAACTGATATGAACAACTTTACACCCTATTGGACTTCAACTTTTCTTGCGACCTGCAAATCCCAaccaaataaacataaaagtaaaaaatccAGGATCCATAAAGTTCCTTATTCACCTACAATACGCTTACGCCGCCAACTTAACTTAAGGACCAGATCCGATCAGATCCTTGTTTAATGAGCTCGAATTCATCCATTTCCGGGGATTCCTCGGTACCGGAATCATCAGATAAGGGGAATTCTGCCACCTTGTCTACCGACAAGCAGAAGGAGAAGGCCAAAGTGAGCAGGACGTCTCTTATACTCTGGCACGCTCATCAAAATGACTGCACTGCTGTCCGCAAGCTTCTCGAAGAAGATCCATCTTTGGTTCAGGCAAGGGACTACGATAATCGGACTCCGCTTCATGTAGCCTCCCTCCATGGCTGGATCGACGTCGCCAAAACCTTGATCGAGTTTGGCGCTGACGTCAACGCCCAGGATCGCTGGAAAAATACTGTACTCCTCATACTTtgacttttaaatatatatattaaaaatctttattttcttaGCATTTTTTAGAGCTTAATTATCATTGAAGACTAATATGAATCATTTCTTGAGGATTCACATgtaatgcttttttttttttaaatgcagaAACATGATATACATCCATGTGCTCACTATTATTTGACcgctgtaattttttatttttacttagtATATAAACGTGGGTTTATGCCTTGACAGCCTCTAGCTGATGCAGAAGGAGCTAAGAAATACAACATGGTTGAACTTCTAAAGTCTCATGGTGGCTTATCTTTTGTAAGTCCTTCCTTTACGTTTTTATGTCTTAATTTTCAATgcatcttatttatttatttttttaatcttactCTTGCTGCTaattgtttcattttcatttttagtcaATTACTAAGTTGACAATTTGCATCATCATTGTTATCTTTCAAAGAgcttattgttttttattgtaatttcgGATTATTACTTATCTGATTTAGCTTTTAATAGAGAGACCCTTTTATGCCTTATGGTTTTTGCCTTTGTGGATTTTGAATGCTTGTGCATGACGCAGGGTCAAACTGGAAGTCACTTTGAACCAAAGCCGGTCCCTCCCCCTCTTCCAAATAAGTGTGATTGGGAAATTGATCCTTCAGAGCTCGACTTCTCAAACTTAGCAATCATTGGCAAGGTGTTCTTTGGTCTTACTTCACCTGAGATTGGTGACATTTAAGTTATAGCTGTTGCAAAATGCTTAAGATGCTACCTTGATTAATTGGAAATTGCATCCAATTTTGTTTACAAGTTTGAAATTGTCTAACCCATTATCATTTCACTGCTAATCTGGCATAAAAAAGTGTGGTGTAATTATTGAACGGGGATTCATGGGTATATACTTTTGTCCTGTGTGATTGATGGccatttatttatgtttggtttCATCCTGTGCAGTTCAAGTAACCAAATATAAGGTCgacttgttttaaaaaaaaaaacattgatgTTACTTAAAAAACTTGTAGCTTCcttgttatttgattttttctattttcattatTGTGGTCTCATACAACTTTGACATGCTATGTCTAGGaagaaattttcaacttttaggttactttttggttggttttatctttgttttgccTAGATggattttctaattttttttaccgTACTTGGTTGATGTATAGTTGATTCTGTCAGGGATCTTTTGGTGAGATTTTGAAAGCAACTTGGCGAGGAACACCTGTTGCTATCAAACGTATTCTTCCATCACTCTCTGATGATAGATTGGTGGTGTaagtgcattttttttttaattcagtgtgtattatatcaatattaatgtCTTAAAAGAGTGAAACAATTCTTTGGGGCATTGAATCAGTAAAATAATTGACCTAGTAAAGGTCTTCAGCTATAATGTATTAAGTGTTTTTTGGCCATTATATTGAAATTATGTGACTGGATATGATTATATATTGCTGCACAAGATGTGcaatacataattaaatgtttCCATTGACTTTAAAATAGGTGACAAAATGACATGTATGGCATCTTTATATTTTGTGTACATTATCATTCTCAGGAAAATGATAATTCTGGTAATTTGTGCTATAGTCTACTCTTCCCCAAATTTTCTTGTATTATAAAGAATCTAAATTCCTTACTGTTTTTTGTTTTCCCAATTTAGTCAGGACTTCAAGCATGAAGTTAACTTGTTAGTGAAACTTCGACATCCTAATGTAGTCCAATTTTTGGGAGCTGTCACCAACAAGAAGCCCCTTATGTTAATTACCGAGTATTTACGAGGGGTATATGAATTCATATTTGctcttttatttaagttttaagttCTCTGCATGAATTTTTCACAGTGATATgaggaaattaaaaataactcatGCTTACTTGTGAATTCATGTGCTATCACAGGGTGATCTTCATAGGTACCTAAAGGAAAAAGGTGCACTCAATCCCGCAACAGCTGTTAACTTTGCATTGGACATTGCCAAGTAATTCTTGAACTCTTCAAGTTTGATTAAGATGTGGTTGTTTCATTTCTAATAGAATATAAATCCATTGACAGATGAAAGCTTTAGAATGTGAACcctttattatttaattgttttttagaTTATAAGTTGGCATAGTATGCAACTACTATTTaccttaaatttatattaacattagTGCTACAAGAATAAGGATCTAATTTTTAGGTAGGTTTTTGGCGTAATTGACTAATTAAGAATCTTGTTTTGCCCTTGTTAACTGGTGAAACTGTAGATAAATTTGGTTCATGTTCTTTGGGTTGATTCAATTAGTGGTATCGATGGCCTAATTTTTTTAGTACTTGATTTTTGTTAGTTAAAATAGTTCTTTCCAAAAAtcttgagtaaaaataaaagacCTTGATCTTGATGAAAGGTCCTAAGTCCCAATATTAAATAGTTTCATGTTCATTCGAGAGATTTTGTGATCAAGACATAATGCACATGAATTTGAGATTGTTTTTAGGTGATGCATATTTGGGTTTTATATTGACCAGAAATGAAAAGAGTGAAAAAGGAAGTTTTCTTTTGAAGTGTGTTTTGTATCCTTGGAAATGCCTAAAAATACTCCAATAGAGATTGattggcattttttttttgcGTTGAATTGTACAAATATTCGCTAAAGGTGGGAAACatactttttgaattttctttggaaGATGCTTTTCGGAATATACATAGCCTATATTGCTATGTTCATGTTGTTTGGAGCTTTTAGTGGCTTTTGGTAAAAGCAGACATAAAATTAATGTGTTTTAGAAGTTCTTATTTATTCATTGTTTGCATGTGAATATGGTCTTTCATTTTCCACAGTAGGGATATTGGCTTCCATTGTATTTTGGAGAAACTTTCTACATACTAAACtggttttatttgatttttcatacAATGCAGACGttcatttatatttgaaaaaaaacattAGGGAGTTGAAGTTTATGACTTATGGCCTAAAACCTTAATTTATTGTCACATTTGCCTTTCTGAGTTTGAATATTAgtctaatttttataaatttaatgtgACCAGAGGAATGGCTTATCTTCACAGTGAGCCTAATGTCATTATTCATCGAGACCTGAAGCCAAGGTGAGTTGATCTCTGTGTTAGATATTTTGTACGAATAATTGTCTAAAGTTTTTACATATTGCTAGTAATTCTTTGTTTTAATTAGTGCATTAATGAGCCTTGTCATCAGGaagataattaaacaaattttctttaactAACAATACAACTATCTTATTTGGCCTTTCCGTATcttttctttgatgatttttaaGCTAATATTTGTACCATACTCCTTGTTCTTCTTGGGTATAACCGTTTCTTATGTATCAGGAATGTTCTTTTGGTCAACACAAGTGCAGACCACTTGAAAGTTGGGGACTTTGGACTAAGCAAGCTCATCAAGGTTCAGAATACTCATGATGTTTACAAAATGACTGGGGAGACCGGAAGTTGTGAGTGTCGCTTTGTCATAATTGTTTATGTTTGaaatgtaatcttttattacttatttccTTTCTGattatttgaacaaaataaaagacCGGTATATGGCTCCTGAGGTCTTCAAGCATCGAAAATACGATAAAAAGGTTGATGTCTTCTCTTTTGGAATGATCCTCTATGaggtaatttttttacttaatggCATTAAGATACAAAGTACATAAGGATGATTCTAAAGCATGGAGTTCTCAATTGGAGTAGATGCTTGAAGGAGAACCGCCATTTTCACATATGGAGCCATATGAGGCAGCCAAATATGTGGCAGAGGGACATAGGCCTTCTTGTCGTGCTAAAGGATATATCCCTGAACTGAGAGAGTAAGTGAATTCTATTCCTTAGTTGCAACATTCATCGCCTATCTATGAATCAAATATAAACTGTTAGCTGTGTGGGTTGTTGCTCTGGTGGCTAACACTGAACCGTATGTGAAAGGCACACTTctacattcaattttttttggtgaAGATAGTAAAAGCTTTTCCCATCTTGGTAAATAAAACTTGTTAGACCAAATTCTTGCTGCTCAGCAAACCCCCTTCAGGGTGATGTGAAAATCAGATTATGCTATGCATATTTGATCTTTACTAATCCTTTCCACTTTTTAATTAGTACTGCTGTTCTTCCAGATTTTGCTCAGCTAATCTTTTTAATTAAGGTAATTTTCAAAGTCTTTATTTAGTATGGACATCAAACAAGTTTCTTTAACCGACATTGTTCTCATGTTGTTTAGCAAAAAATTGGAATGCTCAATTAAGTTTGTCATATGCTAGTTAACTTTTAATAGACTCTCTGAGATACAGGTCCcagaaattttgtttgtttgattgttaaTGTCTTTCTTTCTGAATGCTTCCAGGTTAACGGAGAGGTGCTGGGATGCTGACATGAACAAAAGACCTTCATTcttggaaattttgaaaaagcttgAAAAGATCTAGGAAAGTTTACCAACAGATCATCATTGGAGCTTATTTAATTCATAGGGATCAAGGGCAAGTACATGGTAGATTCTATATACAACGTTTCTGCTGTTTCTTCCTGTGCATCCAAATGCATCGATGGTGCTGTGAATAGATTCCATTAAGGAAGATTTGTGAAACTTACTTCTTTGACTACCTTTCTgcaattctattaaaatttcaattataaagaGGTTAGCTGATTGTTAATTAAGTTGTTCAGTTTCTGTATTTTGTTAGTCTTTTACGTTGGTATTGAACCGACAAGTCAAGGAGTTTCATCCATAGATTGTAATGTTTAATCTCGGCCATGGTTTTTCCTTTAAATCTGTCAGTTGTGATTTATTCTGGTCACAAGTGACCATTTAGAATTGAGGGTAGGCAAATGCACCAACATTTGctcttctctttctctgttttcgttttttcttttcaatattgtTATATTCAAAGGCCGTTGAGACCCCGATGATGATGTCAAATAGATTGATTTGTCAGAACTGTTTTATTGTATAACAAAGGATGATCCGGTTATTGAATATAGGGACGCAAGTGGGCATTGTTAAGTTCAGATAGCGGCTAGCTAATGTCAACCCTGGACTTTTGCTGCACTTGGGATCGTAGTCCATTGAAGATAAGTATCGGTAGCAGGATAGATGGAAGAGCACGGGCAAGTTACCTCAGTATTGATATAGTATCTGTAGCAGAATTTCCAAGGGCTGATAAGTAGGGTAACTTCACATCAAAACTCCACACTTGGTACGACACAGACCCAATTGAAATCGAccttttttgtattaatatgcGAAGGCTCTCCTAGAATCATTCCTTTAGCTAACATAAAACAGTGTTATACCAAAATCTGAAAGTACCTTCCTTCTTAATCCCGACACTTGAAACCCCAAATGAATCTAACAATTTGATCCCataattatttgtttctatCAAAAAGCACATTTTTCTAAGATAATTTACAGGAGAATTGAATACAAAAGTTTTTATCTTGTCCACTAAGAACTTAAATAAGCTTCTTTTTCTCAAAAAAGGTCTTCAAATGCCATAGTTGCAAGCCCGCAACTGTTATGCAAATAAAAAGTGAAAGCCCACTCAACCACGCCATTCTGGAGTTGGT
Protein-coding sequences here:
- the LOC123208012 gene encoding uncharacterized protein LOC123208012, translated to MDSLSSVSPSIVLPPSNPLRLRFSSCTTQIRFSALPSSLAGRRTSRFPQLYCKASTGNKDDDEGNREIERALHLDGTIPGSSNEFVKRVSSRAYDMRRHLHQTFDTSSYDVLDANPWREASKPVYVLTQHENQLCTMKTRRNRSEVERELRLLFSKGGKLRSEIGNQSKQSRSGTKFQMLVEDVREGVLVFEDENEAVRYCDLLQGGGKGCEGVAEIEASSVFDLCQKMRALAVLFRKGRTPPLPQSLELNLRARRRSLEDQEELM
- the LOC123208021 gene encoding integrin-linked protein kinase 1-like, with translation MSSNSSISGDSSVPESSDKGNSATLSTDKQKEKAKVSRTSLILWHAHQNDCTAVRKLLEEDPSLVQARDYDNRTPLHVASLHGWIDVAKTLIEFGADVNAQDRWKNTPLADAEGAKKYNMVELLKSHGGLSFGQTGSHFEPKPVPPPLPNKCDWEIDPSELDFSNLAIIGKGSFGEILKATWRGTPVAIKRILPSLSDDRLVVQDFKHEVNLLVKLRHPNVVQFLGAVTNKKPLMLITEYLRGGDLHRYLKEKGALNPATAVNFALDIAKGMAYLHSEPNVIIHRDLKPRNVLLVNTSADHLKVGDFGLSKLIKVQNTHDVYKMTGETGSYRYMAPEVFKHRKYDKKVDVFSFGMILYEMLEGEPPFSHMEPYEAAKYVAEGHRPSCRAKGYIPELRELTERCWDADMNKRPSFLEILKKLEKI